A single window of Lytechinus variegatus isolate NC3 chromosome 8, Lvar_3.0, whole genome shotgun sequence DNA harbors:
- the LOC121420388 gene encoding uncharacterized protein LOC121420388, with protein sequence MPKVKQGRKNAGKPATPRRTRKAGTGTGSASSTSVVEEDVAGAGAGTSIINDGKVSAASTGRRSAGMRHTHPSVADLFVERNRLMLASRAQSTHSTYRKAWDAFEQFRLRYHYDINVEPDVEQVAQFISFLSWHGYAGSTISTYISGLAFGMQASGWPDTTDCFAIRRLVDGCRRKFAQHDTRCPITFPILKSLIHAIPHVCPNSYNQALFRAAFLVAFFGFLRVGEFTAQSKRGPLSLLENDVCIRGEGPRRKLEVTIRRSKSDQTGKGCCIIIPTNTSSPMCPVLAVDNYLSIRSSSQGRERAFFRHFSTQPLTRHEFGKTLKQAISFLNLPVEFYSSHSFRIGAATSAAMAGIPDARIQNMGRWASLSHRRYIRANYALLGDSL encoded by the exons ATGCCGAAAGTAAAGCAAGGAAGGAAAAATGCTGGCAAGCCTGCAACGCCTCGTCGCACGCGGAAGGCTGGGACTGGGACTGGGAGTGCATCGTCTACCTCGGTCGTCGAAGAGGACGTCGCTGGAGCTGGAGCCGGCACGAGTATTATAAACG ATGGAAAGGTTTCGGCAGCTAGCACCGGGCGCCGATCAGCGGGGATGCGTCATACCCATCCATCTGTGGCGGACCTTTTTGTAGAGAGGAATCGTCTCATGCTGGCTTCTCGAGCGCAGAGCACTCATTCTACCTATAGGAAGGCTTGGGACGCATTCGAGCAATTTCGGTTGCGATATCACTACGATATAAATGTCGAACCAGACGTTGAACAGGTGGCTcagtttatttcttttctttcatggCATGGTTATGCGGGATCAACCATAAGTACTTACATTTCAGGGTTAGCCTTTGGGATGCAGGCTTCGGGTTGGCCTGACACGACCGACTGTTTCGCCATTCGGCGTTTGGTGGATGGTTGTCGGCGCAAATTTGCCCAGCATGATACTCGGTGCCCCATAACTTTCcccattttgaaatcgttaatTCATGCCATACCTCATGTTTGTCCAAATTCTTACAACCAGGCACTTTTTCGCGCCGCTTTTCTAGTGGCGTTTTTTGGCTTTCTCCGGGTGGGCGAGTTTACGGCTCAATCTAAACGGGGCCCCCTTTCTTTGTTGGAAAACGATGTTTGTATACGGGGGGAGGGTCCCCGCAGAAAATTGGAAGTCACAATCCGGAGGTCAAAGTCGGATCAGACAGGGAAAGGGTGTTGCATTATTATTCCCACGAATACTTCATCTCCAATGTGTCCTGTTCTGGCTGTAGATAATTACTTGTCCATTCGTTCTAGTAGTCAGGGGAGAGAACGCGCCTTTTTCCGCCACTTTAGCACTCAGCCGTTGACGAGGCATGAATTTGGTAAAACATTAAAACAGGCGATATCATTCCTCAACTTGCCGGTGGAGTTTTATTCCTCTCATTCGTTCCGTATCGGGGCGGCAACGTCTGCTGCAATGGCAGGGATCCCTGACGCTCGCATTCAAAATATGGGGCGCTGGGCTTCTCTTTCCCACCGACGCTACATCCGGGCCAATTATGCCTTGCTTGGCGATAGTTTGTAA